A window of Chitinophaga sp. MM2321 contains these coding sequences:
- a CDS encoding RNA polymerase sigma factor, producing MKQLLLTNSIMAQEQNERIQATVKQERKRLLHFIRQRVNNASDAEDILQDVLYQFTEYLRLGSQIDSITGWLFAVTRNRITDWFRKKKETPFTDYIREIEGEEVLFLPEILSDDALQADTPMVRKIMSEAIMQAVDDLPAEQRQVFLQHELEGRSFKEMSEETGVSVNTLLSRKRYAVLYLRERLAELYRELLDN from the coding sequence ATGAAACAGTTGCTCCTCACAAACAGCATTATGGCCCAAGAGCAAAACGAGCGCATACAGGCAACCGTAAAGCAAGAACGTAAGCGTTTACTGCACTTTATCAGGCAGCGGGTAAATAATGCATCGGATGCAGAGGATATTTTACAGGATGTACTGTATCAGTTTACAGAATACCTGCGGCTGGGCAGTCAGATAGATTCTATCACCGGCTGGCTGTTTGCCGTAACCCGCAACCGGATCACCGACTGGTTCCGCAAGAAAAAGGAAACACCTTTCACTGATTACATCCGCGAAATAGAAGGCGAAGAAGTGCTTTTTTTGCCCGAAATCCTTTCTGATGACGCCTTACAGGCTGATACGCCCATGGTGCGCAAAATCATGTCTGAAGCCATCATGCAGGCAGTAGATGATTTACCGGCAGAACAACGGCAGGTATTTTTACAACATGAACTGGAAGGAAGATCTTTTAAAGAGATGAGCGAAGAAACAGGGGTCAGTGTAAATACCCTGCTCTCGCGCAAACGGTATGCAGTATTGTATTTGCGCGAACGGTTGGCAGAACTTTACCGCGAACTTTTAGATAACTGA
- the rsmG gene encoding 16S rRNA (guanine(527)-N(7))-methyltransferase RsmG gives MEIILKYFSDFSDVQLAQFTALKDLYQEWNEKINVISRKDIEALYEKHVLHSLSIAAIADFQAGTQILDLGTGGGFPGIPLAIFFPEVQFHLVDSIGKKIKVVQGVAEALQLKNVTTAHSRVEEIKNRKFDIVVSRAVAPLGDLWRWSKPVLKKSVVPGKKFEKGLICLKGGDLAQEISDSGVKPKLLDIYDIFPEESFKEKYIVMAKS, from the coding sequence ATGGAAATTATTTTAAAGTATTTCAGCGACTTCTCTGATGTACAGCTGGCACAATTCACGGCATTAAAGGACTTATACCAGGAGTGGAACGAAAAGATCAATGTTATATCCCGCAAAGATATTGAGGCATTATATGAAAAACACGTTTTACACTCGCTCAGTATAGCTGCCATAGCCGATTTCCAGGCAGGCACCCAGATACTGGACCTGGGTACCGGTGGTGGGTTTCCCGGCATTCCACTCGCCATTTTCTTTCCTGAAGTACAATTCCATCTCGTAGATTCTATCGGTAAAAAAATAAAAGTAGTGCAGGGCGTGGCAGAAGCGTTGCAATTAAAGAACGTGACCACTGCACACAGCCGCGTGGAAGAGATCAAAAACCGTAAATTCGATATCGTGGTATCCCGTGCAGTGGCGCCTTTGGGCGATTTATGGCGCTGGAGTAAGCCGGTACTGAAGAAATCTGTTGTACCCGGCAAAAAATTCGAAAAGGGGCTGATCTGCCTGAAAGGTGGCGACCTCGCCCAGGAAATCTCCGATAGTGGCGTAAAGCCAAAACTGCTGGACATCTACGACATCTTCCCGGAAGAAAGCTTTAAAGAAAAATATATTGTAATGGCCAAAAGCTGA